The Porites lutea chromosome 4, jaPorLute2.1, whole genome shotgun sequence genome contains a region encoding:
- the LOC140935659 gene encoding uncharacterized protein, which produces MKILLLAVLLGLVLSVDCRRRKPQRGGKYGLKKTRVDRCFIWNCKKPKCLNVRTCDQCNEGFIRVEAPLGFACARNCPLSHTQVSKTTCVRACTKNCKKCVRGSCYVCDRGYVLSKGTCIRRCRRGYKLLNGKCLKQVPLNKPCRVMNCILCPKRKSLKCSRCKRNMYKLSATRLRDFCFSHCPSGYAPKTANGVNFCKKDAQPYTKGAAVTTPEHTPQPEFSTLEQTAVPTAEPEIHTTDGCNTETYTVPEELWP; this is translated from the exons ATGAAGATTTTGTTGTTAGCTGTTTTACTGGGCCTTGTTCTTTCTGTTGACTGTAGACGACGTAAACCGCAGAGAGGAGGTAAATATGGACTCAAAAAAACAAGAG TCGACAGGTGCTTCATATGGAATTGCAAGAAGCCTAAGTGCTTAAATGTGCGAACATGTGATCAGTGTAACGAGGGATTCATACGCGTAGAAGCGCCTCTTGGTTTTGCCTGTGCACGTAACTGTCCTTTATCACACacgcaagtcagcaaaacaacgTGTGTCAGAG CATGCACCAAGAATTGCAAGAAATGTGTAAGAGGTTCTTGTTACGTTTGTGATCGCGGCTATGTGCTTTCCAAAGGCACCTGTATTCGCAGATGTCGTAGAGGATACAAACTATTAAACGGGAAATGTTTGAAACAAGTACCATTAAACAAAC CTTGTCGTGTGATGAACTGTATCCTTTGTCCCAAGCGCAAGAGTTTGAAGTGTTCCAGATGCAAACGTAATATGTACAAACTGTCGGCTACACGACTGCGGGACTTTTGCTTTTCTCATTGCCCCTCAGGATACGCCCCTAAAACAGCAAACGGCGTCAATTTCTGCAAGAAAGACG CTCAACCTTACACTAAAGGGGCTGCAGTAACCACGCCCGAACATACCCCACAGCCTGAGTTCAGTACCCTGGAACAGACCGCTGTACCAACAGCCGAACCAGAAATCCACACGACAGATGGTTGTAATACTGAGACATATACTGTGCCAGAGGAACTATGGCCATAG